In Miscanthus floridulus cultivar M001 chromosome 5, ASM1932011v1, whole genome shotgun sequence, one genomic interval encodes:
- the LOC136449647 gene encoding putative disease resistance protein RGA3 isoform X2, giving the protein MSFHLKQCFAICSVFPKGYKIDKEKLIDLWIAHDMITPENGVEYLEHIGQRCFDSLLQMSFLQEVYEGYGRVTYTMHDLIHDLALAIMDEEILPLVPKVATSSTKSYRYFSITEQPRNLLSENLFKEERAVYVADGDYFKFGRALQNAKHLRSITVKYAESVPTTIFQAKNLKYLEISGLKCEMLPEAISDIWSLEALQLTNGDILNLPKSIGNLKKLRTLNLSCCKRLKSLPGSVSSCHMISNMDLSGCIEFEVLPEFTGTNKRLIVLRISHTKIKRLPPSIILLKNLECLDLQWCRELVELPEGIENLEKLEVLNLKGCNKLRIMPTGIGKLNQIQILSTFVVAEGEKSARITELGNIRMITGDLSIRGIACVSVMNLDDAHNACLKEKTNLQRLQLHWGRNDAGKERNVEAIFDALQPPPEIKELYISEYAGVRCTRWMLNQVGGGVQGRPQFPLLTVMTLYGFQNLNNLEGLMELPCLEELKLQWMPLLRSISGGPFPSLVKLRMEGLRSLGEVRMADETLPDGDGGRIKIEHLVLKRSNDQLLLLPGQGQGEGPSSSSSLPPSCSFSQLNKLELWGMAASSSSPTAAPGSGSKHEWELLQRMTALESLKIYQCGGLTELPDSMRSLTSLRSLFINFCSAICMLPEWLGELRLLQKMTIRSCHSLRDLQIIGHLASLQELRIERCDELHQLPESLGELCSLCKFGIASLQGLTFLPKSMCRLTTLEELEISHCQGLTSLPEWIQGLPALQKLKITGCPELERRCKRGTGEDSHLTSHIPHLQFGFDEGPAC; this is encoded by the exons ATGTCTTTTCATTTGAAGCAGTGTTTCGCAATATGTTCAGTGTTTCCTAAAGGTTACAAAATTGATAAAGAAAAATTGATTGACCTATGGATTGCTCATGATATGATCACTCCAGAGAACGGTGTTGAATACTTGGAGCATATTGGGCAGAGGTGCTTTGATTCTCTTCTGCAAATGTCTTTTCTACAAGAAGTGTATGAAGGATATGGAAGAGTGACATACACCATGCATGATCTGATTCATGATCTTGCCCTGGCCATCATGGATGAGGAAATTTTACCTCTTGTGCCAAAGGTAGCAACCAGTTCCACCAAGAGCTACAGATACTTTTCTATAACTGAACAACCACGAAATCTTCTGTCTGAGAATCTTTTTAAAGAAGAGCGCGCAGTGTATGTTGCAGATGGTGATTATTTCAAGTTTGGAAGGGCTTTGCAAAATGCAAAGCACTTGCGTAGTATCACTGTGAAATATGCAGAATCAGTACCCACAACCATATTTCAGGCAAAAAATCTGAAGTATCTTGAGATTTCTGGTTTAAAATGTGAAATGCTCCCTGAAGCTATCTCAGATATTTGGAGCCTTGAAGCTCTTCAATTAACAAATGGTGATATTCTCAATTTGCCTAAATCCATTGGTAACCTCAAGAAGTTAAGAACGCTCAACCTTTCATGTTGTAAACGGCTTAAGAGTTTACCAGGTTCTGTTAGCAGTTGCCACATGATTTCAAACATGGACCTTAGTGGTTGCATTGAATTTGAAGTGTTGCCAGAATTTACTGGTACAAATAAAAGGTTAATAGTACTGAGAATAAGTCATACAAAAATTAAGAGGCTACCACCAAGTATCATATTACTAAAAAATCTAGAGTGTTTGGACCTTCAGTGGTGTCGTGAGCTAGTAGAGTTGCCCGAAGGTATTGAGAACCTGGAGAAACTTGAAGTATTGAACCTAAAAGGATGTAATAAGTTGAGAATAATGCCAACAGGCATTGGGAAGCTTAACCAAATACAAATTCTGAGTACATTTGTTGTGGCAGAGGGTGAAAAATCTGCGAGAATAACAGAGCTTGGGAATATTAGGATGATCACTGGGGACCTAAGTATCAGAGGCATTGCATGTGTGAGTGTGATGAACCTGGATGATGCACACAACGCATGCTTGAAAGAGAAGACAAACTTGCAGAGGTTACAGCTACATTGGGGGAGAAATGACGCAGGCAAGGAGAGGAACGTAGAAGCTATATTTGATGCTCTGCAACCACCACCAGAGATAAAAGAGCTTTACATTAGTGAGTATGCAGGTGTGCGATGCACACGGTGGATGCTGAATCAAGTTGGTGGCGGAGTACAGGGGCGTCCTCAGTTTCCATTATTGACTGTGATGACGCTATATGGCTTCCAAAACTTGAACAATCTGGAAGGTCTCATGGAGTTGCCTTGCTTGGAGGAGCTTAAGCTGCAATGGATGCCTTTGCTTAGAAGCATAAGCGGAGGCCCATTTCCTTCACTGGTGAAGCTAAGAATGGAGGGACTACGTAGTTTGGGAGAGGTACGGATGGCAGACGAGACTTTGCCTGATGGGGATGGGGGAAGAATAAAAATTG agcatttggtgttgaagaggaGCAATGATCAACTGCTACTATTGCCAGGACAGGGCCAAGGCGAAGGGCCCTCTTCATCCTCCAGTCTCCCACCCTCTTGCAGTTTTAGCCAATTGAACAAGCTTGAGCTATGGGGTATGGCAGCTTCCTCATCGTCACCAACAGCAGCACCTGGATCAGGATCTAAACATGAATGGGAGCTATTACAACGCATGACAGCACTTGAGTCCTTGAAGATTTACCAGTGTGGTGGCCTAACTGAGCTGCCAGACAGCATGAGGAGCCTCACATCCCTCCGGTCTCTTTTTATTAACTTCTGCTCTGCTATCTGCATGCTGCCTGAGTGGCTAGGGGAACTCCGTTTGCTGCAAAAGATGACCATCCGGAGCTGCCATAGCCTGAGGGACCTTCAAATAATTGGTCACTTGGCTTCCCTTCAGGAGCTCCGAATAGAACGCTGCGATGAACTTCACCAATTGCCTGAAAGCCTGGGGGAACTCTGCTCTCTATGCAAATTTGGCATTGCCAGTTTGCAGGGCCTCACTTTCCTTCCCAAGTCGATGTGCCGCCTCACCAcccttgaggagcttgagatcTCACACTGCCAGGGCCTCACGTCTTTGCCAGAGTGGATACAAGGCCTCCCTGCTCTGCAGAAATTGAAGATCACCGGCTGCCCTGAACTGGAGAGGCGCTGCAAGAGAGGAACTGGGGAGGACTCGCATCTCACCAGCCACATCCCTCATCTACAGTTTGGGTTCGATGAGGGACCTGCCTGCTAG
- the LOC136449647 gene encoding putative disease resistance protein RGA3 isoform X1 gives MSFHLKQCFAICSVFPKGYKIDKEKLIDLWIAHDMITPENGVEYLEHIGQRCFDSLLQMSFLQEVYEGYGRVTYTMHDLIHDLALAIMDEEILPLVPKVATSSTKSYRYFSITEQPRNLLSENLFKEERAVYVADGDYFKFGRALQNAKHLRSITVKYAESVPTTIFQAKNLKYLEISGLKCEMLPEAISDIWSLEALQLTNGDILNLPKSIGNLKKLRTLNLSCCKRLKSLPGSVSSCHMISNMDLSGCIEFEVLPEFTGTNKRLIVLRISHTKIKRLPPSIILLKNLECLDLQWCRELVELPEGIENLEKLEVLNLKGCNKLRIMPTGIGKLNQIQILSTFVVAEGEKSARITELGNIRMITGDLSIRGIACVSVMNLDDAHNACLKEKTNLQRLQLHWGRNDAGKERNVEAIFDALQPPPEIKELYISEYAGVRCTRWMLNQVGGGVQGRPQFPLLTVMTLYGFQNLNNLEGLMELPCLEELKLQWMPLLRSISGGPFPSLVKLRMEGLRSLGEVRMADETLPDGDGGRIKIGKYLSDLHIEECPKLMLNSCFLSSLEHLVLKRSNDQLLLLPGQGQGEGPSSSSSLPPSCSFSQLNKLELWGMAASSSSPTAAPGSGSKHEWELLQRMTALESLKIYQCGGLTELPDSMRSLTSLRSLFINFCSAICMLPEWLGELRLLQKMTIRSCHSLRDLQIIGHLASLQELRIERCDELHQLPESLGELCSLCKFGIASLQGLTFLPKSMCRLTTLEELEISHCQGLTSLPEWIQGLPALQKLKITGCPELERRCKRGTGEDSHLTSHIPHLQFGFDEGPAC, from the coding sequence ATGTCTTTTCATTTGAAGCAGTGTTTCGCAATATGTTCAGTGTTTCCTAAAGGTTACAAAATTGATAAAGAAAAATTGATTGACCTATGGATTGCTCATGATATGATCACTCCAGAGAACGGTGTTGAATACTTGGAGCATATTGGGCAGAGGTGCTTTGATTCTCTTCTGCAAATGTCTTTTCTACAAGAAGTGTATGAAGGATATGGAAGAGTGACATACACCATGCATGATCTGATTCATGATCTTGCCCTGGCCATCATGGATGAGGAAATTTTACCTCTTGTGCCAAAGGTAGCAACCAGTTCCACCAAGAGCTACAGATACTTTTCTATAACTGAACAACCACGAAATCTTCTGTCTGAGAATCTTTTTAAAGAAGAGCGCGCAGTGTATGTTGCAGATGGTGATTATTTCAAGTTTGGAAGGGCTTTGCAAAATGCAAAGCACTTGCGTAGTATCACTGTGAAATATGCAGAATCAGTACCCACAACCATATTTCAGGCAAAAAATCTGAAGTATCTTGAGATTTCTGGTTTAAAATGTGAAATGCTCCCTGAAGCTATCTCAGATATTTGGAGCCTTGAAGCTCTTCAATTAACAAATGGTGATATTCTCAATTTGCCTAAATCCATTGGTAACCTCAAGAAGTTAAGAACGCTCAACCTTTCATGTTGTAAACGGCTTAAGAGTTTACCAGGTTCTGTTAGCAGTTGCCACATGATTTCAAACATGGACCTTAGTGGTTGCATTGAATTTGAAGTGTTGCCAGAATTTACTGGTACAAATAAAAGGTTAATAGTACTGAGAATAAGTCATACAAAAATTAAGAGGCTACCACCAAGTATCATATTACTAAAAAATCTAGAGTGTTTGGACCTTCAGTGGTGTCGTGAGCTAGTAGAGTTGCCCGAAGGTATTGAGAACCTGGAGAAACTTGAAGTATTGAACCTAAAAGGATGTAATAAGTTGAGAATAATGCCAACAGGCATTGGGAAGCTTAACCAAATACAAATTCTGAGTACATTTGTTGTGGCAGAGGGTGAAAAATCTGCGAGAATAACAGAGCTTGGGAATATTAGGATGATCACTGGGGACCTAAGTATCAGAGGCATTGCATGTGTGAGTGTGATGAACCTGGATGATGCACACAACGCATGCTTGAAAGAGAAGACAAACTTGCAGAGGTTACAGCTACATTGGGGGAGAAATGACGCAGGCAAGGAGAGGAACGTAGAAGCTATATTTGATGCTCTGCAACCACCACCAGAGATAAAAGAGCTTTACATTAGTGAGTATGCAGGTGTGCGATGCACACGGTGGATGCTGAATCAAGTTGGTGGCGGAGTACAGGGGCGTCCTCAGTTTCCATTATTGACTGTGATGACGCTATATGGCTTCCAAAACTTGAACAATCTGGAAGGTCTCATGGAGTTGCCTTGCTTGGAGGAGCTTAAGCTGCAATGGATGCCTTTGCTTAGAAGCATAAGCGGAGGCCCATTTCCTTCACTGGTGAAGCTAAGAATGGAGGGACTACGTAGTTTGGGAGAGGTACGGATGGCAGACGAGACTTTGCCTGATGGGGATGGGGGAAGAATAAAAATTGGTAAATACCTCTCAGATCTACATATTGAGGAATGTCCTAAATTGATGCTGAACTCATGCTTCCTGTCTTCGCTAGagcatttggtgttgaagaggaGCAATGATCAACTGCTACTATTGCCAGGACAGGGCCAAGGCGAAGGGCCCTCTTCATCCTCCAGTCTCCCACCCTCTTGCAGTTTTAGCCAATTGAACAAGCTTGAGCTATGGGGTATGGCAGCTTCCTCATCGTCACCAACAGCAGCACCTGGATCAGGATCTAAACATGAATGGGAGCTATTACAACGCATGACAGCACTTGAGTCCTTGAAGATTTACCAGTGTGGTGGCCTAACTGAGCTGCCAGACAGCATGAGGAGCCTCACATCCCTCCGGTCTCTTTTTATTAACTTCTGCTCTGCTATCTGCATGCTGCCTGAGTGGCTAGGGGAACTCCGTTTGCTGCAAAAGATGACCATCCGGAGCTGCCATAGCCTGAGGGACCTTCAAATAATTGGTCACTTGGCTTCCCTTCAGGAGCTCCGAATAGAACGCTGCGATGAACTTCACCAATTGCCTGAAAGCCTGGGGGAACTCTGCTCTCTATGCAAATTTGGCATTGCCAGTTTGCAGGGCCTCACTTTCCTTCCCAAGTCGATGTGCCGCCTCACCAcccttgaggagcttgagatcTCACACTGCCAGGGCCTCACGTCTTTGCCAGAGTGGATACAAGGCCTCCCTGCTCTGCAGAAATTGAAGATCACCGGCTGCCCTGAACTGGAGAGGCGCTGCAAGAGAGGAACTGGGGAGGACTCGCATCTCACCAGCCACATCCCTCATCTACAGTTTGGGTTCGATGAGGGACCTGCCTGCTAG